From the genome of Prunus persica cultivar Lovell chromosome G8, Prunus_persica_NCBIv2, whole genome shotgun sequence:
ACTGAAAATGATTTTTGAGACCTAAAGAGCCTTTTACATCGACCAGGCTGCTGGGTGAAAATGCTCTAAGGTGAATTACAATGTGAAACACAAAGTGTCTTCTCCTGATGCAAGACAAATATAGGATCAATATGTTTGGGGCCGCACATACAAGAAGTGCGTGCTTTATACACTAGCATTTGCAACTACTTGAGTCACACTCGCTCCCCACAACCCACAATTTCTCACAACATCCTTAAAATTTAGGGCGGAAGTCTTATATGAGACATATTGTTAACATGATTCTTTTTAGAGTAATGTTACGCATATCACATTTGTatatcattttttaaatagagGTGGAACCTATCAATACAATGGGATCCGCCTCTATTAGAAAGGTGGTACACAAAATGgtatataaatatagtatGAGTAGCATgcttattctttttatttgcaTATTAATTACGATTGATAAGTCATTGATTTGAATCATTTTACGGATGCACGATACAATATgctttgttatatatatatatatacatatataaactaaattatgtattttctttCACACAACTTATCACGATTCACATATATCACAGTAATTGTTTCATGTAATATCACATGTGTCTCatgataataaatttttttccttttgatatGAAAGGAGACCGAACCAACAACTTCAGGTGAAAGTTTAATGTTCTTAACCACAAACACAGTATATGTAGTGTTAGTGATATAATACCATGAAATACCTaagcgctctctctctctctctctctctctctcaaaacaaaaaaaccaaaaacaaatgaagaaaGCTTATGTTACAAGGGTATATAGTACGTCATTGCCTCTCAGAGTGACGAGGCACACAAACGACCCCTTCCAAGTCCCACATTACgacaatttcaattcaaacacCATCCCACCACGAAACCGGCCTTTGTATCCCTCCCGTCCTAGTAAAATATCACTTCCACAAGCTAACCTCATAGCTAGTAGCCAATTTTTACTAATTTCAATATTGTtggattattttatttaattcatcCCCCTTCATTTCATTGAccggctctctctctcctttaaaTATTTCATGTCACCACATCTAGCTCTTATGTCCTCCTGCCCTTTGAGTTTCCAATATTAATATAACATGATACATAAATTAATCTCCCCACAACTTCATCaccaaaaccccaaaacaGATCAAcccttgttcttctttttcaatccGTCTTCGTCTTCGTCTTCGCCTTCGTCTTCACCGGCATGGATTATTCGGCAGGCAAGTCTCCGAGAAGAGAGCTTCAGCTTCAAGGCCCACGTCCTACACCTCTCAGGGTTCATAAAGACTCTCACAAGATCAAGAAGCCTCCAATTGTGCCCCAACCCTCCTCACAACCACCCTCCCAGCAGCCTCATCTCTACCAGCAGCCACGTCAGCCGGTCATAATCTACACCGTGTCCCCGAAGGTCATCCACACAAACCCTAGTGAATTCATGGACCTTGTCCAACGCCTCACGGGCTTAaactcttcttcatcttcttccccaCCTACTCAAAATAATCCTAATAATCCTCCCAATTATGACAATAGCAATAACAATAATTCTCGTGATGATCAAGTGATGAAGACAAGTTCTGCTCAAGATGTTGCGCAAGGGATGGAGATGGACGGTGATGAAGGTGGTGTGAGGCAGAAGGGTTTGTTTCCGGGGATCTTGTCACCGGGGCCCGCTTCGCTCAATCCGATTCCTTCGAACTTCTTCTCTCCACCGTCGGATAGCTTCTTCCATGATTTGAGCCCGGTGCTCCATGGAAACAGGAACTTCATAGAAGGTAGCTTCATGCCTAGTCCTTCAAACTTCTTTTCCCCTAGCACTCCATCCATAGACTTATTCAACAATTTCCCCGATTTatagtttttctttccttctttagttttctattttcaaattcttttcctTCACAGAAAGAATGGGAATTTCAGCGGAATTACTTAGAGATGTAGATTGCTTTTGGGTTcctggttttttttcttttttcttttttctttcagagATATAGAGTTTTAGTCATTGGTGAAGAAGATAATACAAAAGGGACTAAAGTGGAATTTTGAATTAGTTTTGGTGGGGAGGCAGGTGGGAAAGTTCTTAGATTAATTGTTAGTTTAATATTGTGGGCCGCAGGATGGAGAGTGGCTGGCTCtcaaatatcatatatatGATACCCATGCTTTTGTTTTCGATACCATCTTTTGTCATGTACCTTTGGCATGTAATTTCCAACACATGTAGTTGACCTTTCTCAATGCTCTTTTCAGTTTGTTTTATACGTGCTTTGCACTAATTTATACTATTGTTCACATCCCTTGCATTTCGAACTATTCTCTGCTAAAACGAACATAACCATCCACATTAAGGTTCTTATTCAATGAttgttttcatatatataaaaatcaatgaaattgaaaattattttatcatCCAAACTAGAGAAACACGATTTCttagataaaaataaaatgacaacaataataatttaattggggGGGAATAGTTAGGATGttcacatttttcataaatgtAATCAGTTAGGTTTCCGCTCCCGTTTGTGGTTGAGCAGGTAATGCTACCCAGTTGGATCGACGATCGAGTCCATTTATGTGGAGACACTCTTCTAATCCCCGATAACATAGCCTAATTTTTGTACTAATTACTCATTCTCTCTTCAATATAATACTATCTTTCTCTCAAATGTAAACATCCTAATTTTGAAGcttcctatatatataaatgcacaCATGCATAGTTGTTGAAACATATCATCCTAGAAATAGCATGAAGTTATGAAaaactctcttttctcttaGTATTTGATAAATGAGTTCACTAATTAAGCAACTTCATATTAAGCAGCATGACATGGGATTTTTACTTATATGGAAAATATAGCATAACATATATGAGTTATTTGAATATCTTGGAAAAAGAAGTAACTACGAAATTAAAAGAACTATGTGTACTGTCAATAGCTCTTTTCGTAAATTCATTTATGCGTACTGAGTTAATTCTACTTATAcgaaaatcaattgacaatCTCTTAGACttctgtggtccaagagatcgagactgctataatatatatatacactaacTCCCGGGCTTGCAGAAACTAAAGTTATTCATTACgaaactaatttttatttttttattttaaggtgAGACAGAAACTAACATTATGTAGATTTTCAGACAAAAATTGCATGCATGGAAAATACATGCAGCCGCCTATGCCCAAGTTAtccaaatgaataaataaatatataagtgGTAAAAAGgtgattaaaattaaaatatatgcaGAATTTTATGCATATGACCATTCATATTTGTCTAAATATAGAGGCTCGGGATTTTCGTAGATGTTTGCATAAATCTAGCACGATCAAGCATAAATAGTTAAATTGGCAGTCGAGCTTATAAGTTGAACCTTCACTCTCACACCAAGTCTTCCAAACTCCTGCACAAATTTGT
Proteins encoded in this window:
- the LOC18767858 gene encoding protein MKS1 is translated as MDYSAGKSPRRELQLQGPRPTPLRVHKDSHKIKKPPIVPQPSSQPPSQQPHLYQQPRQPVIIYTVSPKVIHTNPSEFMDLVQRLTGLNSSSSSSPPTQNNPNNPPNYDNSNNNNSRDDQVMKTSSAQDVAQGMEMDGDEGGVRQKGLFPGILSPGPASLNPIPSNFFSPPSDSFFHDLSPVLHGNRNFIEGSFMPSPSNFFSPSTPSIDLFNNFPDL